The following is a genomic window from Vicinamibacteria bacterium.
ACGGTCTGGCGGAAATACCCGGAGCGGTAGAGAAGACCCACCCCCACCAGGGGCACCCCCAGGTCGCTGGCCGCCTTGCAGTGGTCGCCGGAGAGCACGCCCAAGCCGCCCGAGTAGACGCCCAGGGACTCGTGGAGGCCGAACTCCATCGAAAAATAGGCCACGGGGGCGGACAGGGCCTGCGCGGTCTTGGCGAACCAGCGCGAGCGGGAGCGGTAGGCGTCGAGGGCGAGGATCACCGCCTCGTAGGTGCGCCGGAACTCCGGATCGGCCAGGAGCCGGCCCCACTGTTTCGGCTCCACGTTGATCAGGAGCTGGACCGGGTTGTGGTACCGGCGCCAGTGCTCGGGGTCGATCCAGGCGAAGAGGCGGGGGGCCAGGGGCGACCAGCTCCACCAGAGGTCGTAGGCCAGCTCGCGCAGGCGCGCCAAGTCCGGGGGGAGCTCGATGTCGGCGGTCTCGAGAGTATGGATCTCCATCTTTGGGATGGGTTCCTGGTTAGGGAGGGAACAGCCGATGGCGGCGGCGCAAGGCCGGATTCATACCGCCCTCAGGAGGTGGCGAAGGCGCCCACGAACTGGGCCACCCGCTCCTCCCCGTCCGCGGCGAAGCGGTGGAACTCCACCCCGAAGCGCTCCCCCTTGGCCTGCCGCACCACGCGACCCAGGACGGCGACGGGGGGGTCCGTGTCCAAGAGGCGGAAACCCAGATCGAGGTCGTCCCCTATCCCGAGAGGCAGAGAGGATTGGATCAGCATCCCGCGCACGCTCAGGTTCAGGGCGAGGGCCAGCCCGGAGGTGCGTGGGGAGCCGGTGTCGGCCTCCACCTCGAAATGCACGGCGAAGCGGGTCTCCCTGCGGGTGGGCACCTGGATCAGCTTGACCAGCCGGTCGTCCCACTCGGGTCCGGCGGGCAGGCGCAGGATGGCGTTCGCCCCCGCCTCCAGCAAGTCGAGCTCCCCGGCGTCGAAGTCGCCCCGCCCCATAACCACGATGGAGAGGGGACGGGTCATGGGGTCACGGCGCAGATCCGCGATCAGCTCTCCCGCTCCCGACAGGTCGCGGTCTACCAAGGCCATCTGGGGCCGGGCGGCCACGGCCAGCGTGCGCGCGTAGTCCACGCGGGTGGCCACGACACGCGCGATGTCATCGCGCCAGAGGAGGGTCTGGCCGAGGTCTCCCTCCAGGTCCGACGTCGAACAGAGAAGAACCGTGGGCATGGATGGGGGAGTGTATCACCGCCGGGGGTGTCAGCGGCCTCC
Proteins encoded in this region:
- a CDS encoding PilZ domain-containing protein, translated to MPTVLLCSTSDLEGDLGQTLLWRDDIARVVATRVDYARTLAVAARPQMALVDRDLSGAGELIADLRRDPMTRPLSIVVMGRGDFDAGELDLLEAGANAILRLPAGPEWDDRLVKLIQVPTRRETRFAVHFEVEADTGSPRTSGLALALNLSVRGMLIQSSLPLGIGDDLDLGFRLLDTDPPVAVLGRVVRQAKGERFGVEFHRFAADGEERVAQFVGAFATS